Genomic window (Mycolicibacterium smegmatis):
CGACGTCGGTCGGCTGGTCGGCGACCAGGCCGTTGCTGCCCCAGCCGCACCACAGATTGCCGTCGCGGTCGACGGTGAACCCGTCAAGCGCGCCCTGGTCGGCGGCGTCGATCAGCTTGGTCTTGTTGGCGACGGTGCCGTCGTCGTTGACGTCGAAGCTCCACAGGCTGCGGTTCGGGGTGCCGCGCCACTCGATCACGTAGAGCTTTTTCTCGTCGGGGGAGAACCCGATCCCGTTTGGGTTGACCAGGTCGGTGATCACCGCGGTCAGCTCACCGTCAGGCGTGAGCCGGTAGACGTTGGTGGTCGCCTGCTCGGGCTCGGCGCGGCTGCCTTCCCATTCACCGTTGATGCCGAACAACGGATCGGTGAACCAGATGGTGTCGTCGGATTTCACCACGATGTCGTTGGGCGCGTTGAGTCGCTTGCCCTCGAAACTGTCGGCCAGCACGGTGATGTCGCCGTTCTCCTCGGTGCGGGTGATGCGCCGCGTCTCGGAGTGCTCACACGTGACGAGCCGGCCCTGGCGGTCGCGCGTGTTCCCGTTCGAGTAGTTCGACGGATGGCGGAATACCGTGAAGCTGCCGTCTTTTTCGTCGAACTTCATGAGCCGGTTGTTCGGGGTGTCGCTGCACAGCAGGTAGCCGCCGTCGGGGAAGTACACCGGTCCTTCGGCCCAGCGCATGCCGGTGGCGACCTGCTCGAGCGAGCTGGAGAACAGCCGGTACTTGGTGATGCTCGGATCGAGGATCTCGATCGCCGGATCGGGATAGCGCTGGTTCGGCTGGAATGGCGGGGTCGGGGGAGCGGAGGGTTGCGCCTGGGGTTGTTGCGCCGCCGACGACGAGCACGCGCCCGTGGTCATGGCCACAATGGTCGCCGCCGTCCCGAAAAGCAAGTTGCGCCGCGTCGTGTACATCGACTCTCTTTTCAGCCCGTACTGGCACCGGCTTTGGTGCTGAGCGTGAAATTACGCGCGATACCGAGGCGGGTCTAATCCCATTCCGACATGGATCGATACCGCTGCGGCATCGATGCGCGTACGAAACTCGGAACCGAACATCGCGGGCGCACTACGGGTTTCGAGCCACACTGAGAATCACCGGTCAGCCCACCACGGCGGAAATCGGATATCCAACTGCTCACTGCGGCGGTACCCCGCCCACGTCGGCACACCGGCCGGCTGTCCGCGGTAGATGCCGCGGGCCGCGGCGACCACCCGTGGATGCTGGGTCGGCCACTGAATTTCCGACGCGATCTCCTCGAGCACCGTCCGGTCGCGTTCCAGCACACGGTCGACTATCCCCACCGCGGGTAAGGCCCCACCTTTGTCGCCGTTACAGCGCGCACACGCCAGCACCAGGTTGGCCAGGCCGTCGATGCCGACCAGCGACCAGGGCAGCACATGGTCGATCGGATTGTTCGCGGGAAGGTGCGTTCCGCAGTAGAAGCAGTGCGGGCCAAAGGCTTCCTTGAACGGCTCGCGCACCACGGCCAGGGCGGTGCGCTCACGGCCGAACAGGTGCCCCGCCACATCGGGCACATCGGCGTCGAGGAACCGGTTCATCCTCCGCACGTCCTCGACCCACATGATCTCCAGCGCGGGTTTCAGGAGTCCGGCCAGCCGGGCAAGGCCATGGGCGACACCGGGTTTGAGGACGATCGCGTCGCCGTGATCCCGCAGCGTCTTGCGGCTGACGTCATCGTGCAGGAACGAGTCGTCGTAGAGGAACGCGTCGCTGCGCGATGCGCCCGGAAGCTTCTGCAACCGGTACAGGGGTTGCTGCGCGAGACACAGCGTGATGTCGTCGATGGCCCGCTGATAGGCCTCCGGTGCGCGCTGCCGTGCGATGTCGACCGACAGTCCGCCACGCCGTGTCGCCGCGAGATCGCGTAAGGCCTTGGTGGCGGCGAGGATCCGGGCCTTCGGCTGAGTGGACTGGCGCAGCTCGTGACCGTCGAAAGGGCGCACCTGCTGCCAGTAGATCTCCAGCACGCGGTGCGCCAGCGCGGGAATGGGCACGGCCAGCGTGGCGGCGGGATCGGTGGGCAGGTTCTCGACGCAGTGCTCGATCAGGGCCATCAGGGTCGCGAGCTTGTAAGTCGCGGTGCGCAGCCCGGTCTCCAGGATGGCGACGACGCGCTGCCCGAGTAGCAGCGGATCGGATGCTCCTGTCACGCCACCCCCATGTCGGTGCACTGCGCCACAACGGTTCGACAGGATTATCACGAAGGGAACCGACAGCGTGGCCAAACTTGTCCGGGACAGGATTCCCGAGCTCATCCGTGCGTCGGGCCGCACGCCGGTGATCCGCACGCTGTCCGACGACGAGTACTGGGCCGCTCTGGACGCCAAGCTGGACGAGGAGGTTGCCGAGCTGCGCGCCGCGGACACCCGGGACGCGGCCCTGGAGGGAGGCCGCCATCGTCATCGAGGCGAGAGCGCTTCTGGCA
Coding sequences:
- a CDS encoding nucleoside triphosphate pyrophosphohydrolase, whose amino-acid sequence is MAKLVRDRIPELIRASGRTPVIRTLSDDEYWAALDAKLDEEVAELRAADTRDAALEGGRHRHRGESASGNGIQHGVPPNVALIPSGSTLLTPARSGHV
- a CDS encoding HNH endonuclease; amino-acid sequence: MTGASDPLLLGQRVVAILETGLRTATYKLATLMALIEHCVENLPTDPAATLAVPIPALAHRVLEIYWQQVRPFDGHELRQSTQPKARILAATKALRDLAATRRGGLSVDIARQRAPEAYQRAIDDITLCLAQQPLYRLQKLPGASRSDAFLYDDSFLHDDVSRKTLRDHGDAIVLKPGVAHGLARLAGLLKPALEIMWVEDVRRMNRFLDADVPDVAGHLFGRERTALAVVREPFKEAFGPHCFYCGTHLPANNPIDHVLPWSLVGIDGLANLVLACARCNGDKGGALPAVGIVDRVLERDRTVLEEIASEIQWPTQHPRVVAAARGIYRGQPAGVPTWAGYRRSEQLDIRFPPWWADR
- a CDS encoding SMP-30/gluconolactonase/LRE family protein; its protein translation is MTTGACSSSAAQQPQAQPSAPPTPPFQPNQRYPDPAIEILDPSITKYRLFSSSLEQVATGMRWAEGPVYFPDGGYLLCSDTPNNRLMKFDEKDGSFTVFRHPSNYSNGNTRDRQGRLVTCEHSETRRITRTEENGDITVLADSFEGKRLNAPNDIVVKSDDTIWFTDPLFGINGEWEGSRAEPEQATTNVYRLTPDGELTAVITDLVNPNGIGFSPDEKKLYVIEWRGTPNRSLWSFDVNDDGTVANKTKLIDAADQGALDGFTVDRDGNLWCGWGSNGLVADQPTDVGGRKVYELRGKPENLDGVMVFNPQGKPIGFIHLPERCANLTFGGPENNRLYMAASHSLYALYVEAFGAT